The Juglans regia cultivar Chandler chromosome 2, Walnut 2.0, whole genome shotgun sequence genome includes a window with the following:
- the LOC118347632 gene encoding uncharacterized protein LOC118347632 produces the protein MGLCKEVFIDQKLFELKKENAKWWRIIESSHRGVKYISVDGETLGWLGSMVKDCTVTVGSQEFLQTRRKGDTVIIVRKGHNFNGSFISISEFGRDKRRGLLVIPEGRKGEGWKKLADILMEMADFQIVAAKKNNGEGGVPSSLAGGARTYSEVLKKLPYQDAVVVSGVTIPEDVQRNGVAESSLAGLNEGSILKMLTGLEEKIGIVLDEINHLKRCVKGKEVMGRIGGPGMGLSRTMGLGKGQTSGPVKVWRAVEKAGSGKGLGSVISDQGKRVPPITSLPATMPAQKWPTTSVDPSGEMGNEIRLGSEISDQSQDASVEPINGLSATLPAQKLPTHSDDYSGEAAKEVRREETEEGEFLALESASASLSSELLLGNVFSEFCVVDEAPEEGHEQSGLRDRELHRCGEMLSRDSNVIQSGLPLLVRSSSDELVDGVDSLINNMGVNGETNKLMVSVIPKNSIGEEGTLTPLCTLPPSDYRSYSTHWIFKKVEELQKIFGVSFGGYEEQFMALLVAIEASRSKSASKQDRELKRLTCSINYDVKEGSSGRVRSKGRGKLSFNEA, from the coding sequence ATGGGGTTGTGCAAGGAGGTATTCATTGATCAGAAATTGTTCGAGCTCAAAAAGGAGAATGCAAAGTGGTGGAGGATTATAGAAAGTAGCCATCGTGGGGTGAAGTACATTTCAGTGGACGGGGAAACTCTAGGCTGGCTGGGTTCTATGGTGAAGGATTGTACAGTAACAGTGGGTTCTCAGGAGTTTCTGCAAACTCGTAGAAAAGGAGACACTGTGATAATAGTGAGGAAGGGACATAACTTTAATGGTAGTTTTATTTCCATTTCAGAATTTGGTCGTGATAAGAGAAGAGGCTTGCTAGTGATtccggaaggaaggaagggggagggatggAAAAAGCTTGCTGACATTTTAATGGAGATGGCTGATTTTCAGATAGTTGCTGCAAAGAAGAACAATGGTGAGGGAGGTGTTCCATCATCGTTGGCAGGTGGGGCAAGGACGTACAGTGAAGTGTTGAAGAAGTTACCGTATCAGGATGCGGTAGTGGTGTCAGGTGTAACCATACCTGAGGACGTGCAGCGGAATGGTGTGGCAGAAAGCAGTTTGGCGGGGCTAAATGAGGGAAGTATTTTGAAGATGTTAACGGGATTGGAGGAGAAGATCGGCATTGTGCTAGATGAAATAAATCATCTAAAACGCTGTGTTAAAGGCAAGGAGGTGATGGGCCGAATTGGTGGGCCTGGTATGGGGCTGAGCAGAACAATGGGCTTGGGCAAGGGTCAGACTTCAGGCCCTGTGAAGGTCTGGAGGGCAGTGGAGAAAGCCGGGTCGGGGAAGGGTCTCGGATCCGTGATATCGGACCAGGGAAAGAGAGTGCCGCCGATAACCTCATTACCGGCAACCATGCCGGCACAGAAGTGGCCGACAACCTCGGTCGACCCCTCTGGTGAGATGGGAAACGAGATCCGCCTCGGATCCGAGATTTCGGACCAGAGCCAGGATGCTTCTGTGGAGCCGATAAATGGATTATCGGCAACCCTGCCGGCACAGAAGCTGCCGACACACTCGGACGACTATTCAGGTGAGGCGGCGAAGGAGGTCCGACGGGAAGAGACAGAGGAGGGGGAGTTTCTGGCGTTAGAGAGTGCGTCTGCGTCTTTGTCTTCAGAGCTATTGTTGGGAAATGTATTCTCGGAATTTTGTGTGGTGGACGAAGCTCCAGAAGAAGGGCATGAGCAGTCTGGGTTGAGGGATAGAGAGCTGCATCGTTGTGGGGAGATGCTTTCGCGGGACAGCAACGTGATTCAGAGTGGTCTTCCACTTTTGGTGAGGAGCAGTTCTGATGAGTTAGTTGATGGGGTTGATTCTCTTATTAATAATATGGGTGTAAATGGTGAAACAAATAAACTGATGGTTTCGGTGATTCCCAAGAACAGTATTGGGGAAGAGGGGACTCTTACTCCTTTATGTACACTCCCTCCCAGTGATTATAGGAGTTATTCGACGcattggatttttaaaaaggtaGAGGAGTTACAGAAAATATTCGGggtttcttttggaggttatgaggaacaatttatggccCTTTTAGTGGCTATTGAAGCTAGCCGTTCAAAATCAGCCTCAAAGCAAGATAGGGAACTTAAACGCCTAACATGCTCCATCAATTACGATGTCAAGGAGGGGAGTAGTGGAAGGGTTAGATCAAAAGGGAGGGGTAAGTTAAGTTTTAATGAAGCCTAA